In a genomic window of Wyeomyia smithii strain HCP4-BCI-WySm-NY-G18 chromosome 1, ASM2978416v1, whole genome shotgun sequence:
- the LOC129717912 gene encoding zinc finger protein 239-like isoform X3, whose amino-acid sequence MNIFQINQDGNGCKEESFIKVEDSCLSEPVDQPDSIHSKPLIDEYHKNKPDVCKICGKQLKVYNMERHLRAHSHTSTLKCDICGKTLKNQTRLTKHKKSHSNERSFKCEFCDKRFSSKHNQLRHQQTHLERKKRKALLSDPQANKCQICGKSYTGGYLRIHMLTHTGNQRYKCEICGKISTSKNDLEIHMKIHRGEEPYKCEICGKSCLSSSSFKAHLRLHTEKGLFDCEICGNRYTLKNSLQYHMAVHTNNRPHKCGICGKGFITGSQMLRHSRTHTKERPHKCYICGKSYRVANSFKNHLAAHNSGNAIAATESS is encoded by the exons atgaatatattccaaataaACCAGGACGGCAATGGTTGCAAAGAGGAAAGTTTTATTAAAGTCGAAGATTCATG CTTGAGTGAGCCAGTCGATCAACCGGATAGCATCCATTCAAAACCTTTGATTGATGAGTACCATAAGAACAAACCAGACGTGTGCAAAATCTGTGGCAAACAGCTAAAAGTTTATAATATGGAACGGCACTTGCGTGCGCACTCCCACACGTCGACTTTGAAGTGTGACATTTGTGGCAAAACGCTCAAGAATCAAACCCGTCTGACCAAGCACAAAAAGAGTCATTCCAATGAGCGATCTTTCAAATGTGAATTCTGCGACAAAAGATTCAGTAGTAAGCACAATCAATTGAGGCACCAGCAAACTCAccttgaaagaaaaaaacgcaAGGCCTTACTTTCTGATCCACAAGCTAACAAATGCCAAATTTGTGGAAAAAGTTACACTGGAGGTTACCTCAGGATTCATATGCTAACGCATACTGGTAATCAGCGCTACAAATGTGAAATATGCGGAAAAATTTCTACGTCCAAAAATGACCTTGAGATTCACATGAAAATTCATCGTGGCGAAGAGCCTTACAAGTGCGAGATTTGCGGCAAGAGTTGCTTAAGCAGCTCTTCTTTTAAGGCACATCTACGGTTGCATACAGAGAAGGGTCTGTTCGACTGCGAAATTTGTGGTAACCGATACACATTGAAGAACAGCTTGCAGTATCACATGGCAGTGCACACTAATAATCGGCCCCACAAATGTGGAATCTGTGGGAAAGGATTTATTACCGGTTCGCAGATGTTGAGGCACTCTCGCACGCATACCAAGGAACGGCCACATAAATGTTACATCTGTGGCAAGTCCTACAGAGTGGCAAATTCCTTCAAAAACCATTTGGCTGCACACAACAGTGGGAACGCTATTGCTGCGACGGAAAGTAGCTAA
- the LOC129717912 gene encoding zinc finger protein OZF-like isoform X1: MFDVSNVFHRRDGFQCLVFIHSVHSEQLYDDRSVSLMLKSESLHVLPVLSVCCVRFTVNNKMNLPQIKEESVEVPNEAECIKEDSIIKIEPARLPDDVLPNTLTDGRQLKAKGKSFECNECEKKFAFRNSLISHKLTHSDAGCFNCNLCDKRFKEQVVLRRHLKRHRRNVICNVCGKGFLYQSMLKKHALTHSEDHTNVSRPFECDVCGNDFAVRGSLTRHKLIHSNERSFKCEFCDKTFHEKYAQLRHQKSHFKKEKSFACDECPKTFAYNQSLTDHKLIIHSTEQANKCQICGKSYLKRYLRIHMRVHTGSQLYKCEVCGKILSSRNELAIHMTIHRGEEPFKCEICGKNCSSKFYLKAHLRLHTEKDLFGCDICGKQFTLKSNLQYHMAVHQNKRPHQCDICGKGFITGPQLLAHSRVHIDERPHKCDICGKSYQKTRWLENHLVAHNSGKVVAPTKSMYIADNGKMTVRSV, translated from the exons ATGTTCGATGTTTCCAATGTATTTCATCGTAGGGATGGTTTTCAATGCTTAGTCTTCATTCACAGTGTACATAGCGAACAACTGTACGATGACAGGTCGGTCAGTTTGATGCTAAAAAGTGAATCTCTACATGTTCTACCGGTTCTATCTGTTTGTTGTGTTAGGTTCACGGTGAATAACAAAATGAATTTGCCCCAAATAAAAGAGGAATCTGTTGAAGTGCCAAACGAAGCTGAATGCATCAAGGAGGATAgtattattaaaatcgaaccaGCACG CCTGCCGGATGACGTCCTCCCGAACACATTGACTGATGGTAGACAGCTGAAAGCTAAGGGGAAGTCTTTCGAATGCAATgagtgtgaaaaaaaatttgcctttcgGAACTCCCTTATTTCGCACAAGCTGACGCATTCGGATGCTGGATGCTTCAACTGCAATCTTTGCGACAAGAGATTCAAGGAACAGGTGGTTTTGAGGAGGCATTTGAAAAGGCACAGGAGGAATGTTATATGTAATGTCTGCGGAAAAGGTTTCCTTTATCAGTCTATGCTAAAGAAGCACGCGCTGACTCACTCGGAAGATCACACCAATGTCAGCAGGCCTTTCGAATGTGACGTGTGTGGGAACGATTTTGCCGTACGAGGCAGCCTGACCCGGCACAAGTTGATTCACTCCAATGAGCGATCTTTCAAGTGCGAGTTCTGTGACAAAACGTTCCACGAAAAGTACGCCCAGTTGAGGCACCAGAAAAGTCACTTCAAAAAAGAGAAATCTTTCGCGtgtgacgagtgcccaaaaacATTCGCTTACAATCAATCACTGACCGATCACAAGCTCATTATTCATTCCACAGAACAAGCAAACAAATGCCAAATATGTGGAAAAAGTTACCTTAAAAGATACCTCAGGATTCATATGCGAGTGCATACTGGCTCTCAGCTCTACAAATGCGAAGTATGTGGAAAAATCCTTTCGTCCAGAAATGAACTCGCGATTCACATGACAATTCATCGTGGTGAAGAGCCTTTCAAGTGCGAGATTTGCGGCAAAAACTGCTCCAGCAAATTTTACTTGAAGGCACATCTGAGATTGCACACAGAGAAAGATCTGTTCGGTTGCGACATTTGTGGCAAACAATTTACACTGAAAAGTAACCTGCAGTATCACATGGCAGTGCACCAAAATAAACGACCCCACCAGTGTGACATTTGCGGGAAAGGATTTATCACCGGTCCGCAATTGTTGGCGCACTCACGCGTGCATATCGACGAACGGCCCCATAAGTGCGACATTTGTGGCAAGTCCTACCAGAAGACACGATGGTTGGAAAACCATTTGGTTGCGCACAACAGTGGCAAAGTTGTTGCGCCGACGAAAAGTA TGTACATAGCGGACAACGGTAAGATGACAGTTCGGTCAGTTTGA
- the LOC129717918 gene encoding zinc finger protein OZF-like gives MNISPINEQSNGCEDESFIKVEETRLSEPIDQPDNIHDTPSADKNKSQKSFECNQCGKKLSRRNSLLLHKLMHSDNGSFSCEICDKRFREKEVLRRHLTRHKRNFKCDVCGKGFPFKHRLSMHALSHSNDPAIRKFKCEICDKAFKIRSNLNRHRRASHIDVKRPFECNVCGNYYVDQRVLSRHKLSHSNERSFKCEFCDKTFNDEWSLMRHQNTHPKRIKPFACDECPKAFVCYKSLSKHKSVHSDGQANKCKICQKNYPVSYLKIHMRVHTGNQRYKCEVCGKILSSKNNLEMHMKIHRGEKPYKCEICGISYSSNFYLKAHLWSHTEEELIGCDICGKRFTMKRSLQYHMTVHTNDRPHKCGTCGKGFCVLCLN, from the exons ATGAATATTTCCCCAATAAACGAGCAGTCTAATGGTTGCGAAGATGAAAGTTTTATTAAAGTCGAAGAGACACG CTTAAGTGAGCCGATCGATCAACCGGATAACATCCATGATACCCCATCGGCTGACAAGAACAAATCGCAGAAGTCTTTCGAGTGTAATCAATGTGGAAAGAAGCTTAGCCGTCGGAATTCACTTTTGCTGCACAAGCTAATGCATTCAGATAATGGATCCTTCAGCTGCGAAATCTGCGACAAAAGGTTCAGGGAAAAGGAGGTTTTGAGGAGACACCTAACAAGGCACAAAAGGAATTTTAAATGTGATGTCTGCGGAAAAGGGTTTCCCTTTAAGCATAGACTATCGATGCACGCGTTGTCTCACTCGAACGATCCGGCCATACGAAAGTTCAAATGTGAGATTTGTGACAAAGCGTTCAAGATTCGCAGCAATCTGAACCGGCACCGGCGCGCATCGCACATCGATGTTAAAAGGCCTTTCGAATGTAACGTGTGCGGGAATTATTATGTCGATCAGAGAGTCCTGAGCCGGCACAAGTTGAGTCATTCCAACGAGCGATCTTTCAAGTGCGAATTCTGTGACAAAACGTTCAACGATGAGTGGTCCCTGATGCGGCACCAGAATACTCACCCTAAAAGGATAAAACCTTTCGCGTGTGACGAGTGTCCGAAAGCATTCGTTTGCTATAaatcgctgagcaaacacaagTCCGTTCATTCTGATGGACAAGCTAACAAATGCAAAATCTGTCAGAAAAATTACCCGGTAAGTTACCTCAAGATTCACATGCGAGTGCATACTGGCAATCAGCGCTATAAATGCGAAGTATGTGGAAAAATTCTTTCGTCTAAAAATAACCTCGAGATGCACATGAAAATTCATCGTGGCGAAAAGCCTTACAAATGCGAGATTTGCGGCATAAGTTACTCCAGCAACTTTTACCTGAAGGCACATCTATGGTCGCACACAGAGGAGGAACTAATCGGTTGTGACATTTGTGGTAAACGATTTACAATGAAAAGAAGTCTGCAATATCACATGACAGTGCATACGAATGATCGCCCCCACAAGTGTGGCACCTGTGGGAAAGGATTTTGCGTACTTTGTCTAAACTAG
- the LOC129717916 gene encoding uncharacterized protein K02A2.6-like gives MFELETDHKPLEAIFQPKSKPCSRIEGWVLRLQSFSFIVKYRKGTGYIADSLSRLVDNSPPEEFDAESTFMVLAIIKSAAIDVTDVEKVVESDSVLKVVKECLQTGQWDHPHAKPFLPFKNELGCVGELLVRGDKLVVPTSLRSRMIDLANEAHPGESVMKRRLRERAWWPGMDKDITQCVALCEECRLEGLPNKPEPMHRRSIPLKPWIDIAIDFLGPMPCASYLLVVIDYYSRYKKVEIMHKITAKETVSRLDRIFTRLGFQRTITLNNAKQFVGVELDSYCRTHGIHLNHSTPYWPQENCLVERQNRSLLKRLQISNSLGRDWQQDLRDYLIMYYTTPHSTTGKTPTELLYGRTIRSKIPALEDIETIPTSTDFRDKDQIAKENGKKN, from the coding sequence ATGTTTGAACTGGAGACCGACCACAAACCTCTCGAAGCTATCTTCCAGCCCAAATCCAAGCCTTGCTCTAGAATCGAGGGATGGGTATTGCGCCTTCAGTCCTTCTCATTCATCGTAAAATACCGTAAGGGAACAGGTTATATCGCGGACTCTCTTTCTCGTCTGGTCGACAACTCACCGCCGGAAGAGTTTGATGCTGAAAGTACGTTTATGGTACTTGCTATAATAAAGTCAGCAGCCATCGACGTTACGGACGTAGAAAAAGTAGTGGAATCGGATAGTGTTCTGAAAGTAGttaaagaatgcttgcaaacTGGACAATGGGACCATCCACATGCTAAGCCGTTTCTACCGTTCAAAAATGAATTGGGCTGTGTAGGCGAATTACTTGTACGCGGAGATAAGTTAGTTGTGCCGACTAGTTTGAGATCCCGAATGATTGACCTGGCTAATGAAGCACATCCAGGGGAGTCCGTAATGAAGCGACGGCTTAGGGAAAGAGCATGGTGGCCTGGAATGGACAAAGATATCACACAATGCGTAGCGTTATGTGAGGAATGCCGTTTAGAAGGACTACCTAACAAACCCGAACCAATGCATCGTCGTTCAATACCATTGAAACCTTGGATCGATATAGCTATCGACTTTCTCGGTCCGATGCCATGTGCCAGTTACCTGCTTGTAGTGATAGATTATTATAGTCGGTACAAGAAAGTAGAGATTATGCATAAAATCACAGCAAAAGAGACGGTCAGTCGACTAGATAGAATTTTCACAAGACTGGGTTTTCAACGGACAATAACTTTAAACAATGCTAAGCAATTTGTTGGAGTTGAGCTTGATAGTTATTGCAGAACACACGGGATACACCTGAACCATTCGACGCCCTATTGGCCACAAGAAAATTGCCTTGTAGAGAGACAGAATCGATCCTTACTCAAGAGACTTCAAATTAGCAACTCCCTAGGCAGAGATTGGCAGCAAGACCTTCGCGATTATCTTATAATGTATTATACCACGCCACACTCCACAACAGGTAAAACACCAACCGAGTTACTCTATGGACGTACGATTCGATCGAAAATTCCAGCCCTTGAAGATATTGAAACCATTCCGACCAGCACGGATTTTCGTGATAAAGATCAAATTGCgaaagaaaacggaaaaaaaaactaa
- the LOC129717913 gene encoding zinc finger protein OZF-like — MHVNSKLLPVCCVRFKVNNKMNIPRINEQSNGCEDESFIKVEETRLSEPIDQPDNIHDTPSADNDKSQKSFECNQCGKKLSHRNSLILHKLMHSDNGSFSCEICDKRFREKEVLRRHLTRHKRNFECDVCGKGFPFKHKLSMHALSHSEDPAIRKFKCEICDKAFKIRSNLNRHRRASHIDVKRPFECDVCGNYYVDQRVLSRHKLSHSNERSFKCEFCNKTFNEKCSQMRHQKTHSKKIKPFACDECPKAFVRYKSLSEHKSVHSDEQANKCKICQKSYPVSYLKIHMRVHTGTQRYKCEVCGKNPSSKRNLAIHTKIHLGEEPYRCEICGENCSSNKYLKAHLRSHTEKDLFGCDICGERFTMKKSLQYHMAKHTKDQCGICGKGFVNATRLKMHLRMHTDERPHKCSICGKAYRNAQTLRHHLPGHSSEKVIVAPKSSNE, encoded by the exons ATGCATGTAAACAGTAAACTTTTACCTGTTTGTTGTGTTAGGTTCAAAGTGAATAACAAAATGAATATTCCCCGAATAAACGAGCAGTCTAATGGTTGCGAAGATGAAAGTTTTATTAAGGTCGAAGAGACACG CTTAAGTGAGCCGATCGATCAACCGGATAACATCCATGATACCCCATCGGCTGACAATGACAAATCGCAGAAATCTTTCGAGTGTAATCAATGTGGAAAGAAGCTTAGCCATCGGAATTCACTTATTCTGCACAAGCTAATGCATTCAGATAATGGATCCTTCAGCTGCGAAATCTGCGACAAAAGGTTCAGGGAAAAGGAGGTTTTGAGGAGACACCTAACAAGGCACAAGAGGAATTTTGAATGTGATGTCTGCGGAAAAGGGTTTCCCTTTAAGCATAAACTATCGATGCACGCGTTGTCTCACTCGGAAGATCCGGCCATACGAAAGTTCAAATGTGAGATTTGTGACAAAGCGTTCAAGATTCGCAGCAATCTGAACCGGCACCGGCGCGCATCGCACATCGATGTTAAAAGGCCTTTCGAATGTGACGTGTGCGGGAATTATTATGTCGATCAGAGAGTCCTGAGCCGGCACAAGTTGAGTCATTCCAACGAGCGATCTTTCAAGTGCGAGTTTTGTAACAAAACGTTCAACGAAAAGTGTTCCCAGATGCGGCACCAGAAAACTCACTCTAAAAAGATAAAACCTTTCGCGTGTGACGAGTGTCCGAAAGCATTCGTTCGCTATAAATCGCTGAGCGAACACAAGTCCGTTCATTCTGATGAACAAGCTAACAAATGCAAAATCTGTCAGAAAAGTTACCCGGTAAGTTACCTCAAGATTCACATGCGGGTGCATACTGGTACTCAGCGCTACAAATGTGAAGTATGTGGAAAAAACCCTTCGTCTAAAAGAAACCTCGCCATCCACACGAAAATTCATCTTGGCGAAGAGCCTTACAGATGCGAGATTTGCGGCGAAAATTGCTCGAGCAACAAATACTTGAAAGCACATCTACGATCGCACACAGAGAAGGATCTGTTCGGTTGCGACATTTGTGGTGAACGGTTTACAATGAAAAAAAGCCTGCAGTATCACATGGCAAAGCACACGAAAGATCAGTGTGGCATCTGCGGGAAAGGATTTGTTAACGCCACAAGATTAAAGATGCATTTACGCATGCATACCGACGAGCGACCACATAAGTGTTCCATTTGTGGTAAAGCCTACAGAAATGCGCAAACGTTAAGACATCATTTGCCTGGTCACAGCAGTGAGAAAGTCATAGTTGCGCCGAAAAGTAGCAATGAATAA
- the LOC129717912 gene encoding zinc finger protein OZF-like isoform X2, translating to MFDVSNVFHRRDGFQCLVFIHSVHSEQLYDDRSVSLMLKSESLHVLPVLSVCCVRFTVNNKMNLPQIKEESVEVPNEAECIKEDSIIKIEPARLPDDVLPNTLTDGRQLKAKGKSFECNECEKKFAFRNSLISHKLTHSDAGCFNCNLCDKRFKEQVVLRRHLKRHRRNVICNVCGKGFLYQSMLKKHALTHSEDHTNVSRPFECDVCGNDFAVRGSLTRHKLIHSNERSFKCEFCDKTFHEKYAQLRHQKSHFKKEKSFACDECPKTFAYNQSLTDHKLIIHSTEQANKCQICGKSYLKRYLRIHMRVHTGSQLYKCEVCGKILSSRNELAIHMTIHRGEEPFKCEICGKNCSSKFYLKAHLRLHTEKDLFGCDICGKQFTLKSNLQYHMAVHQNKRPHQCDICGKGFITGPQLLAHSRVHIDERPHKCDICGKSYQKTRWLENHLVAHNSGKVVAPTKSSNG from the exons ATGTTCGATGTTTCCAATGTATTTCATCGTAGGGATGGTTTTCAATGCTTAGTCTTCATTCACAGTGTACATAGCGAACAACTGTACGATGACAGGTCGGTCAGTTTGATGCTAAAAAGTGAATCTCTACATGTTCTACCGGTTCTATCTGTTTGTTGTGTTAGGTTCACGGTGAATAACAAAATGAATTTGCCCCAAATAAAAGAGGAATCTGTTGAAGTGCCAAACGAAGCTGAATGCATCAAGGAGGATAgtattattaaaatcgaaccaGCACG CCTGCCGGATGACGTCCTCCCGAACACATTGACTGATGGTAGACAGCTGAAAGCTAAGGGGAAGTCTTTCGAATGCAATgagtgtgaaaaaaaatttgcctttcgGAACTCCCTTATTTCGCACAAGCTGACGCATTCGGATGCTGGATGCTTCAACTGCAATCTTTGCGACAAGAGATTCAAGGAACAGGTGGTTTTGAGGAGGCATTTGAAAAGGCACAGGAGGAATGTTATATGTAATGTCTGCGGAAAAGGTTTCCTTTATCAGTCTATGCTAAAGAAGCACGCGCTGACTCACTCGGAAGATCACACCAATGTCAGCAGGCCTTTCGAATGTGACGTGTGTGGGAACGATTTTGCCGTACGAGGCAGCCTGACCCGGCACAAGTTGATTCACTCCAATGAGCGATCTTTCAAGTGCGAGTTCTGTGACAAAACGTTCCACGAAAAGTACGCCCAGTTGAGGCACCAGAAAAGTCACTTCAAAAAAGAGAAATCTTTCGCGtgtgacgagtgcccaaaaacATTCGCTTACAATCAATCACTGACCGATCACAAGCTCATTATTCATTCCACAGAACAAGCAAACAAATGCCAAATATGTGGAAAAAGTTACCTTAAAAGATACCTCAGGATTCATATGCGAGTGCATACTGGCTCTCAGCTCTACAAATGCGAAGTATGTGGAAAAATCCTTTCGTCCAGAAATGAACTCGCGATTCACATGACAATTCATCGTGGTGAAGAGCCTTTCAAGTGCGAGATTTGCGGCAAAAACTGCTCCAGCAAATTTTACTTGAAGGCACATCTGAGATTGCACACAGAGAAAGATCTGTTCGGTTGCGACATTTGTGGCAAACAATTTACACTGAAAAGTAACCTGCAGTATCACATGGCAGTGCACCAAAATAAACGACCCCACCAGTGTGACATTTGCGGGAAAGGATTTATCACCGGTCCGCAATTGTTGGCGCACTCACGCGTGCATATCGACGAACGGCCCCATAAGTGCGACATTTGTGGCAAGTCCTACCAGAAGACACGATGGTTGGAAAACCATTTGGTTGCGCACAACAGTGGCAAAGTTGTTGCGCCGACGAAAAGTAGTAATGGATGA
- the LOC129717922 gene encoding zinc finger protein OZF-like: protein MNNMNLPRIKEESIEVTNEANCKVESIIKVETARISEQPLLKHTKLRPFECDVCGNNFTLRGSLTRHKLIHSNERSFKCEFCDKTFNEKYIKLRHQKTHLRKGPNSEEKLFACDECPKTFVLYESLCDHKSVHSTKQADKCQICGKSYHKKYLKTHMQKHTGNHDYQCGICGKALTSRYYLATHMQFHLGEAPFKCEICSKICSSKFYLQAHLRVHTAQDMSDCDICGKRFTLKSSLKYHMAVHTNNRPHQCGICGKGFTTGPQLLAHSRMHTGERPHKCDICGKSYRNARWLENHSVIHNSGKKIAATKSSNE, encoded by the exons ATGAATAACATGAATTTGCCTCGAATAAAAGAGGAATCTATTGAAGTGACAAACGAAGCTAATTGCAAGGTAGAAAGTATCATCAAAGTCGAAACAGCACG GATAAGTGAGCAACCCCTGCTCAAGCACACCAAACTCAGGCCTTTCGAATGCGACGTCTGTGGGAATAATTTTACGTTACGAGGTAGCCTGACCCGGCACAAGTTGATTCATTCCAATGAGCGATCTTTCAAGTGCGAGTTCTGCGACAAAACATTCAACGAAAAGTACATTAAGTTGAGGCACCAGAAAACCCACCTCAGAAAGGGACCCAACTCAGAGGAGAAACTCTTCGCTTGTGACGAGTGCCCGAAAACATTCGTTCTCTATGAATCACTGTGCGATCACAAGTCCGTTCATTCCACAAAACAAGCTGACAAATGCCAAATATGTGGGAAAAGCTACCATAAAAAATACCTTAAGACTCATATGCAAAAGCATACTGGGAATCACGACTACCAATGTGGAATATGTGGAAAAGCTCTTACGTCCAGATATTATCTCGCAACTCACATGCAATTTCATCTTGGCGAAGCGCCTTTCAAGTGCGAGATTTGCAGTAAAATTTGCTCCAGCAAGTTTTACTTACAGGCACATCTACGGGTGCACACAGCGCAGGATATGTCCGATTGCGACATTTGTGGTAAACGATTTACACTGAAAAGCAGCCTGAAGTATCACATGGCAGTGCACACGAATAATCGACCCCACCAGTGTGGCATCTGCGGGAAAGGATTCACTACCGGTCCGCAATTGTTGGCGCACTCACGCATGCATACCGGCGAACGGCCACATAAGTGCGACATCTGTGGCAAGTCCTACCGAAATGCACGATGGTTGGAAAACCATTCGGTTATTCACAAcagtggaaaaaaaattgcgGCAACGAAAAGTAGTAATGAATGA
- the LOC129717923 gene encoding zinc finger protein 239-like — MNLPQIKKESIEVTNEANCKIESIIKVETARISEQPLLKHTKVRPFECDVCGNRFAFRGTLTRHKLVHSNERSFKCEFCDKTFKEKYNKLRHQKTHLIKRPTLGKKNFACDECPKTFVLYESLFDHKSVHSTNQADKCQICGKSYHKKYLKTHVQMHTGNYRYKCEICGKGLTSRHHLATHMKFHFGEEPFKCEICGKGCSSNFYLQAHLRLHTEQDMSDCDICGKRFTLKSSLQNHMAVHTNDRPYQCGTCGKGFTTGPQLLVHSRMHTCERPHKCDICGKSYQKARWLENHLVVHNSGKEIAATKSSN, encoded by the exons ATGAATTTGCCTCAAATAAAAAAGGAATCTATTGAAGTGACAAACGAAGCTAATTGCAAGATAGAAAGTATCATCAAAGTCGAAACAGCACG CATAAGTGAGCAACCCCTGCTAAAGCACACCAAAGTCAGGCCTTTCGAGTGTGACGTGTGTGGGAATCGTTTTGCCTTTCGAGGCACCCTGACCCGGCACAAGTTGGTTCATTCCAATGAGCGATCTTTCAAGTGCGAGTTCTGCGACAAAACGTTCAAAGAAAAGTACAACAAGTTGAGGCACCAGAAAACCCACCTTATAAAGAGACCCACCTTagggaaaaaaaatttcgcttGTGACGAGTGCCCGAAAACATTCGTTCTCTATGAATCACTGTTCGATCACAAGTCCGTTCATTCCACAAATCAAGCTGACAAATGCCAAATATGTGGGAAAAGTTACCATAAAAAATACCTTAAGACTCATGTGCAAATGCATACTGGGAATTATCGCTACAAATGCGAAATATGTGGAAAAGGCCTTACGTCCAGACATCATCTCGCAACTCACATGAAATTTCATTTTGGCGAAGAGCCTTTCAAGTGCGAGATTTGCGGTAAAGGTTGCTCCAGCAACTTTTACTTACAGGCACATCTACGGTTGCACACAGAGCAGGATATGTCCGATTGCGACATTTGTGGTAAACGATTTACACTGAAAAGCAGCCTGCAGAATCACATGGCAGTGCACACGAATGATCGGCCCTACCAGTGTGGCACCTGCGGGAAAGGATTCACTACCGGTCCGCAATTGCTGGTGCACTCACGCATGCATACCTGCGAACGGCCACATAAGTGCGACATCTGTGGCAAGTCCTACCAAAAAGCACGATGGTTGGAAAACCATTTGGTTGTTCACAACAGTGGAAAAGAAATTGCGGCAACGAAAAGTAGTAATTAA